The following proteins are co-located in the Thermus thermophilus HB8 genome:
- the ccdA gene encoding cytochrome c biogenesis protein CcdA, with the protein MSLSLTAAFLAGVLSFLSPCVLPLVPTYLFYLGGERGRPLFNALFFILGFGAVFFLLGLPFTLLGGLLFEHRQTLARVGGVVLVLFGLYMLGLRPRWGVSLRYEGETSRPLGAFLLGATLALGWTPCIGPILGAILTLTAVGGGVGFLLAYILGLAVPFFVVALFADRIKGWLRRAGRISHYVEVLAGVVLVLVGVLLFTGTFTALNTFFLRITPEWLQRYL; encoded by the coding sequence ATGTCGCTTTCCTTGACGGCGGCCTTTTTAGCGGGGGTGCTCTCCTTCCTCTCCCCCTGCGTCTTGCCCCTCGTCCCCACCTACCTCTTCTACCTGGGGGGGGAGAGGGGGCGCCCCCTCTTCAACGCCCTCTTCTTCATCCTGGGCTTTGGGGCGGTCTTCTTCCTCCTGGGCCTGCCCTTCACCCTCCTCGGGGGGCTCCTCTTTGAGCACCGCCAGACCCTGGCCCGCGTCGGAGGGGTGGTCCTCGTCCTCTTCGGCCTCTACATGCTGGGCCTGAGGCCCAGGTGGGGGGTTTCCCTCCGCTACGAGGGGGAGACCTCCCGCCCCTTGGGGGCCTTCCTCCTTGGGGCCACCCTGGCCCTGGGCTGGACCCCGTGCATCGGCCCGATCCTCGGGGCCATCCTGACCCTCACCGCCGTGGGGGGCGGGGTGGGGTTCCTCCTGGCCTACATCCTGGGCCTCGCCGTGCCCTTCTTCGTGGTGGCCCTCTTCGCCGACCGGATCAAGGGGTGGCTTAGGCGCGCCGGCCGGATCTCCCACTACGTGGAGGTCCTGGCGGGCGTGGTCCTGGTCCTCGTGGGGGTTCTGCTCTTCACCGGCACCTTCACGGCCCTCAACACCTTCTTCCTGCGGATCACCCCCGAGTGGCTCCAGAGGTACCTCTAG
- a CDS encoding c-type cytochrome — MFRRALAWGALLAALGLALAARYGLGTPISEELARQYDLRPVVLPDGRGLPPGEGRVEEGQRIYAQKCASCHGENGEGYPFNRLVSEPFPITPDTEPVEYAIGNYWPYATTLFDYIRRAMPFGQGGTLTDEEVYHLVAFLLYMNGIVDAGTPVNQKTLPQIRMPARELLELDPEAKRRFPWLTLP, encoded by the coding sequence ATGTTTAGGCGCGCCCTCGCCTGGGGGGCCCTCCTCGCCGCCTTGGGCCTCGCCTTGGCCGCGCGTTACGGCCTGGGCACGCCCATCTCCGAGGAGCTCGCCCGCCAGTACGACCTTAGGCCCGTGGTCCTGCCCGACGGCCGCGGCCTTCCCCCCGGGGAGGGGAGGGTGGAGGAGGGCCAAAGGATCTACGCCCAGAAGTGCGCTTCCTGCCACGGGGAGAACGGGGAGGGGTATCCCTTCAACCGCCTGGTCTCCGAGCCTTTCCCCATCACCCCGGACACGGAGCCCGTGGAGTACGCCATCGGCAACTACTGGCCCTACGCCACCACGCTCTTTGACTACATCCGCCGGGCCATGCCCTTTGGCCAGGGTGGGACGCTGACGGACGAGGAGGTCTACCACCTCGTGGCCTTCCTCCTCTACATGAACGGGATCGTTGACGCCGGCACCCCCGTGAACCAGAAGACCCTCCCCCAGATCCGGATGCCCGCCCGGGAGCTTCTGGAGCTGGACCCCGAGGCCAAGCGCCGCTTCCCCTGGCTCACCCTGCCTTAG
- the soxC gene encoding sulfite dehydrogenase produces the protein MDRRRFFRILGAGGLLGLLKAKAQGLPWTEETFAPTKTLGAPLAEYGERSPFEAGVVRYISPNLRTRHSGASFAPLEKLEGVITPNGLHFERHHAGAPQVDPRHYRLVIHGMVERPLVLTLEDLKRFPSVTRTYFIECAGNGQNGYRNPPDPELTATRSRGLASNASWTGVPLALLLKEAGVKPGARWLIPEGMDAAMYTRSLPLEKAMEDVLVAYAQNGEALRPEQGYPVRLVVPGWEGSIQVKWLRRILVTDLPAMAKDETSEYTDVTADGRVLAFTWVMEPQSIITYPSGGQRVQPGFHEIRGLAWSGFGRIAKVEVSFDEGRTWRKAVLEPPVEPYAFVRFKLPWYWDGKEVVLWSRAWDEKGNTQPTREEFFRRWSRNNRYHYNAIQAWRILPDGRVVNGDRPLGQGAFGPVGPVGGCGGEVLDV, from the coding sequence ATGGACCGAAGGAGGTTTTTCCGGATTCTAGGCGCGGGGGGGCTTTTGGGCCTCCTCAAGGCCAAGGCCCAAGGGCTTCCCTGGACGGAGGAGACCTTCGCCCCCACCAAGACCTTAGGGGCGCCCCTCGCCGAGTACGGGGAGCGGAGCCCCTTTGAGGCCGGGGTGGTGCGCTACATCTCCCCCAACCTCCGCACCCGCCACTCGGGGGCGAGCTTCGCCCCCCTGGAGAAGCTGGAAGGGGTCATCACTCCAAACGGCCTCCACTTTGAGCGGCACCACGCCGGGGCCCCGCAGGTGGACCCCAGGCACTACCGCCTGGTGATCCACGGGATGGTGGAAAGGCCTCTGGTCCTCACCCTGGAGGACCTGAAGCGCTTCCCCTCCGTGACCCGCACCTACTTCATTGAGTGCGCCGGGAACGGGCAAAACGGCTACCGCAACCCCCCGGACCCCGAGCTCACCGCCACCCGCAGCCGCGGCCTCGCCTCCAACGCCAGCTGGACCGGGGTGCCCCTCGCCCTCCTCTTGAAGGAAGCGGGGGTGAAGCCCGGGGCCAGGTGGCTCATCCCCGAGGGGATGGACGCCGCCATGTACACCCGTTCCCTCCCCCTGGAGAAGGCCATGGAGGACGTCCTCGTGGCCTACGCGCAAAACGGGGAGGCGCTTCGGCCGGAGCAGGGCTATCCCGTGCGTTTGGTGGTGCCGGGGTGGGAGGGGAGCATCCAGGTGAAGTGGCTCAGGCGCATCCTGGTCACGGACCTGCCCGCCATGGCCAAGGACGAGACCAGCGAGTACACGGACGTCACGGCGGACGGGCGGGTCCTCGCCTTCACCTGGGTCATGGAGCCCCAGTCCATCATCACCTACCCCTCCGGGGGCCAGCGGGTCCAGCCCGGCTTCCACGAGATCCGGGGCCTCGCCTGGAGCGGCTTCGGCCGCATCGCCAAGGTGGAGGTTTCCTTTGACGAGGGCAGGACCTGGCGAAAGGCTGTCCTCGAGCCCCCCGTGGAGCCCTACGCCTTCGTCCGCTTCAAGCTCCCGTGGTACTGGGACGGCAAGGAGGTGGTCCTCTGGAGCCGGGCCTGGGACGAGAAGGGGAACACCCAGCCCACCCGGGAGGAGTTCTTCCGGCGCTGGAGCCGGAACAACCGCTACCACTACAACGCCATCCAGGCTTGGCGGATCCTGCCGGACGGCAGGGTGGTGAACGGCGACCGCCCCCTGGGCCAAGGGGCCTTCGGCCCGGTCGGCCCCGTGGGGGGGTGCGGTGGGGAGGTGTTGGATGTTTAG